Below is a genomic region from Pleuronectes platessa chromosome 18, fPlePla1.1, whole genome shotgun sequence.
CACAACCaaggatgttatgttttcaccccttcctgtttgttggttggttggtttacttgtttgtttgtaaggaaCTAGATTGAAGTCCAGTGCAGTTGTATTGTTTTTCCGATCattattatttgtcaggttgccTCGTCTAGTGCATGTTTGACATCAAGTAACCAAACTGAACCACAGGATGTTCGTTTCTTAGCTGCTCTTTCCCATagaccagtggttcccaaactttttacagtctcgtaccccttcagacattcaatctccagctacgtaccccccccccccccccccccgacgcacggTATACAgtctataacacttgaaactttgaaattgtcagggattttcaggacttataataatcgtagatgaaaaaataatctcatctacgaaattcttaaggatcaattaatcgattgtcgattaattatgcccatccctagttttgactaacggtcactaacctacctgtaactttttttggcagtgtaatttattttgctgaatatgggtatttttggcaatgcgagttggctattcagactattaaATATTGcacgattatttatagctcagtttgaaaatgtaatgggctttttcactttgaaaacgcagataaaatgttctccccacgtaccccctgaaccacttcgcgtaccccttggggtacatgtaccccagtttgggaaccgaggccATAGACTATATTACACCATGGAcaacttcctccatgttagtggatgggacaagcACATCTCAAAGATGTTTTAGAGAGTTCTTATTTAACCAATGAATTCTGGAGTttagtttaaattattttactaCAGCAGCTCCATCCAATGaacactactgcacagactctgtctCCAAATGCGCAAGGCGGcatttgtatccaggatattctGGCTTCATTACTAGATAGTGATGGGAAGTGGAGACTTGACGTCaagctttatttacagtctatggtcattCTGCAGAGTCATATGCAAGAAAAGGAGCAGGGTCCACCTACCTGCACTTCTGGGCACAGCAGGAGGCCGTCGGGTGGGAGCGTTGCAGGGGTAGGACGGCGGCAGTGAGCGCATGGCTGGGGAGGGCACTGGGGCCATCTTTGGCGGCGGTGGAGGGAGGTTGGTTGGGCAGGTGGGGGTAAAGGAAGATgggaggggtggaggaggaggtgggggaggaggtCCCAGAGGGCTGTCCCGCAGGATGGGGAACCTCGACGGCTCGGAGTGGACTGGAGAGGGAAGCAGAGGGTAGAAGCATCCCGAGGTGCGGTCCCCTGGGGCAGCGGATGGAGGATGGaaaggaggtggtggaggaggaggaggagtagaggGCTGGGAGATGGAAGCGTGATGGGAGTGCTGGATGGGAAGCCAGGTGGGCTTGGTGACCTGGGATGGCGGTGGAGGGGGAGGACAGGAGGGGAGCGGCGGGGGCCTGCTGGCGGGACGGTCCTGGAAGGCTTGAGGTGGGGCGGCGGtgggggaggagcagagggaggggccggGGGAATCAGAGGGGGGGAGGAAGCAGGGAAAAGAGGAGGGTGCTTGCTGCcgtgagagggagagggaggagcggAGGATGAGGGAGCGTGTGCGCGGTGGGTGGAGGTGCGGGGCTCCGGCGTCATGTGGGGCTCCGGGTCTGAGGACGTGGGTGGGTTCCACAGCGGCTTCAGGGACGCTGACGAGCTTGatcgagacactttgacacacaaGAATGAAAGATCGTCAGTGGGACGGTCAAAATAACCAGAGAAGGTTTCTGAAAATTAGAGCCCGAAAGATTTAGAGCTTTGGGGGATGATGTCAATACCAATGAAGggttttcatatcatcaaacATAATAGAATTGGCCAGCCAATACATCAGTCAGGCCTCTACTGAATATGTGTCTGGTAAAAACCACCAACCTGAGGTCTTGACTAATAAGTCTCTTTGTCCTATAGGCCTGAGGGAGGGGAACCCTCCAGCAAATAGCCCACCCAGAGAGGGTCCCATGGGCGTCATCCCTCCTGATGAACCCTGTGAGGCACCGACACTGCTGGATGCATCTCCACTGCTGGTTTTATCATCtggtgaaaaaacacaaagactttAGAGTCATCAACGACATGGAGACACACGGATATTTATCATGTCAAAATTACAACACTCTGATCCTAGCTGGGTTTTAACAAACATATTAAATTACACAGTCAATCACGTATTGATTCATTCATCCAGGAAACAGTCTTGTGAGAGATTGTGTTCAGTGGTTTCATGCTTGTGGGAATTCTGTTGGTAATTCAGGACAGAAAACCACATTAAAAAGATGAAAGCAGTGGTTCATGCAGGAACATGAGCAGGAACAAGTTTGCACCACCCAAATCACGCAATGTCCCTGAGGGCCAACTACACCATTTTTCTGTTTACACGGTCAGGCTTAATACATGCAACTGTCACTGTTACTGACTTTCACAGCAGACAGGTTCCATTAATCCACCTTTCAAACCTTTTAATAACGCTGATTCATCATCTCACTGAAAGGACAAATCCATTAAAGTTTCATTGGTTTCTCATGCGTCAGCTTTCTAGTGTGTCAATGTGAATAGAAATAATAACCCTGAACAATGGTAAGTTGTGAGTCATTTGTATGAAAGTGTTTNNNNNNNNNNNNNNNNNNNNNNNNNNNNNNNNNNNNNNNNNNNNNNNNNNNNNNNNNNNNNNNNNNNNNNNNNNNNNNNNNNNNNNNNNNNNNNNNNNNNNNNNNNNNNNNNNNNNNNNNNNNNNNNNNNNNNNNNNNNNNNNNNNNNNNNNNNNNNNNNNNNNNNNNNNNNNNNNNNNNNNNNNNNNNNNNNNNNNNNNagagagagagagagagagagagagagagagagagaggctgaagtTGCAGGAATCTTTTCCTCCTCACCTTTTCCAATCACACCTGTGGAGCAGACTAAACAATGTGCCTGTGTGAGAGCTGCTTGAGGACATGGTTCCGTGATTACCTCTAgcatggtgttttttttctatcccAGCATCGGATTAATTTCACTCCAACTCAACTCCACTTTCTGGCTCCATGGTGGCACAATCGCGCCCCCTTGTGGTAGGACGTGTCGCTACAAGTCGCCCTGATTTGATGGCCTCATTGCACCATGATTAATGAGCCACAGCAGTCCAGGAAATCCAACAAATGATATTGGGACTTCCGAGTCGTCAGTCTTATCCCCGCTTGCGTAAACACACGTACACCGCTCACACACCTCAAACCATAACTGTGACGAAGGAATGCGGTGACACAGGCGTGCTCCTCCCTTGAAGTGACAGAACAGTTGCGAATGCTGTAGGACTGTCTATAGCATTCAGCATTCAGCATTctatgacagtgtgtgtcataGACTCTATGACTTACACTGCACACAATATGTATACATAAATAGCACTGGTCCCTATTGTTTGTTTCAGACAATATATTAATAGCATGTGAGTCACGGTCAGCGATGGAACGCTTGTGAATATCAAGTCTTTCACATTTGGGCTCATGCTTTGTCTTGAGTGCAGATTTTCatcagtttttgtgtaaactaCGTGTCAGTTTTCTAAAGAAGGACAACATAAACACCTTAGTCGACACATTAACTAGCAGGTTGCAAGCtcatatgcacaaacacacactgatacaactGATTGTAGCTGTGACCCCGATTTATTTCGCAGGCGATCCAAAATACAGTCGTTCTGTGAAGCAAAGCTACGTCAGTTTCTGGATCAGACTTCAGTAGCTCTGTGGCATTTTCTCCTTCAGCGGGATACAACATGACTTCAATGTCAGTAACTTTGATTAGAGCTCATTATGTTATAAAAACATGCTGGATATCATCCTTCATTTAAAACTATTTGATGCATTCGGCTGGCAATGTGCATTTCTTACATTAGCTGATTTGTTTTCACACATCATCAAAAAAAGACCTGTTACACCTTCATAAAAAATCCTTCTAAACCCTTTGGAATCATCATGTTTCTGTAAAAGCACGGTAGAAAGGGAGCATTATACTTATCCTTCATTGTCAaacatatattatttttatcacacAAATAATGTAAACATcttataaaacaatatttttctcGGAGCATATCACACTTCATTGGTTAATTACGTTTGATGATTGTGCTTGTTGTAGGTCGTTTTATGAGTTGCCCTGTGATGACGACAGTGTCCCTGATAGAATCGGAGACACTGCGGGACGTTAAGTGCTCACTGCGTTACCACTGCACCTCTTCATTTTGGGGATTTATGGGATAACGTTGGCCAAATGGTTCAGTGACCATCATAACAAATACAATCATGTCacgtgttgttgtttctgtgtccCTCTGGCACAAGTCCTTCATCAAATCTTCATTATTTCTCTAACAACATAACCTAACTCCTGCAGTatatcttctccttcatcacaaacacacagcagacatCTTGGAATGCCTCAAGCATCTTCACGGTTCTCagatccttctccttctcctcgaGCATCTTTTCAAAGGAGTCTCTCTTTCGCTCTGTCATTTTCCTCCCCGTCACcgtttttcctctctccctgacGCTGCATGCTCTTGTGTCTCTTTCTCCTGTATGGGAAGGCTGGAGCgcaccctcctcttctccttgaaTCGCCCCGAGCGAGACACCTTCATGTTCCTGCGACACGTCTGCTCGTTGAAGACGGATTCCAGGCGGGAGTCGTCATAGGTGTCGTCACTGTGCATGCTGGAGTTCTTGGCTGAGTCGTGCTGGGACAGGGGCTGGTCGCCGGTGGTCCTGGAGGCACCTGTGGAGCCATCTTTTTGTGCAAAGGGGTCAAAGTCTGGGTCGAAGACGTGGGGCGCACTTGCATCCTTGGGGCCAGTTGGCTTCTTCTTTGTCAGGAATGCCTTCCACCAGGGGATTCGCTCTGTCATCTTTGACTGGAGGTTGGAAACTGGAACAGGGAACACAAGTATTCAGTATTCAGCTGGTCTCTGGAATAAAGTAATTGTTTTGCTGAGAGGACATCACTTGTTTACATGCTCTGAACTGAtgcccccccctctcatctcACACTCTTAATAtcaaatttatgtttttaaaacaaatactaTGGTCTGAGCATTAGCCTATCTCTAAAATATGGCTGACACATGGTCTTCTTTTTGTGCCACATATCTTCAGAAATCTTGACTCAGTTTGACCCGGATTATTTGCCTTCTCTGgattgatgaaaaaattatttggtTTTCGGTTCTGTCATATCCTGATTTATTTGCACCTGcctcccctccatcctccactgGCCAGACAGCTTTTGTTTAGGACAAACTGATCCTATGAATAACCAGTGTAACCCTATTGATCTTTTCTGTAAAACTGGTTTAATGAGTCGTGAGAACAGGAGAACAAACCCAGGCTGTGATTCACAAGTGAACAATGCAAATGCGCAAAAAATAGCTCATGAAGCCTTACCTTGGCAACAACAGGTGGTGTGGACCCTTTGAAAGAAGTTGGATATCAATTATCAATATGTTCGGATTTAAATCCACAGGACAATttgatgtcttcttcttcttcttctggtgaagcGCTCACAACCACTGTGCCAGCAGCCCCTCAGCGCGTCGCAGCAGGATCCATTTTACGCACGGGCCAGGCGTCCGGACCACACTCATCTCCCACCTGTCGACGCGTTTaattcttccttctcctccttaaCTCAGGAAACAATTCCCTCTCTTCCTCGACCACCCTCCAGAGAAGCTCCCATGAAGTGACACATTTATAAGGAGCGGCTTCAAGCTACTGAACCAGCAGGTTTCCGCCTCCGAAACTCTCGGAGCCAGAGCACCTGTCGTCACTCCTGATTGGACGAGCCGTGAGAATCTGTCACGTGGGAACCCGATCAGGTAGAGCTGCACTTGCGGTGGTGGGCGGGGCTTATCGTTGCATAGCAACCAAACCCATGGGAGCGCGCGCCTCTTCAGTATCAGGGCCCTTTGTATGAGTCGAACCCAACCCAGGCCAGGACAAAATTATCCAGAAATTTTTAGGACGCCCTGCACTTTAGGCTTCAGTGACTTGCCGTGCAAAGGAGTGGAGGTGTTTATTCTGTGGTGTTGATGGTATTTATTAATAGCCACTGACCAGAAACAGGTTGCACTGGGCAGTCTGTTCGGTGATAAGTGTTGGAGTTGCTCAGTATTCGAAGGGGACGCGGCCCAGGAGGAAGTCAGGATTGTGTTGAAATGACCTTTCTGCACCAGACGTGCAATTGtcgttattgttattattattgttgttgtaagCTAACATTATGAGAGGGGAAGCAGTTTGGCCTGGCGCCTATATCTAACCTGCTGGGGTAACCTGTCACACGTGATGCTTCCTTCCTTGTCCTCAGAATGTACAGTGAAGGTCCCACTCTGACTTcagtgtgagtttctccagggtTTCATGTAGTTTTCCTTTCTGTTCTGACTCCCTGGCTGTAAATAACTACACATGACTGAGACACATCACTCACTCATGACCCAGATGTGCCGTGGTTCATGCACATGCAACATAATCAGAAATGGTATTACACATCCAAAACTGAGTTAGGATATAAAGTAAGAAAATGTGTAACCGATATGTAACATGTTCATCAATTAATGATGAATAGATCAGTTATAAGGacgaaaaaaaattcacaaaagtTACCTGCTTATCAATAGGATGTCATTAGTTTATTTTATGTcagtatttattttgttgtggtCATTCATGTGACTTAATACTTTAATGTCTCTACATTTCAGGGGAATATTGTATTTCTTACTCCATGATGACcatatgaaatatataatttcatATGGTAATGATACTTTATGAGCAATGCTTTGATAATGTATTGCAATAACAGAAATTATAATTTAGGATTTTTTGCATAATTATATCACCACTTTAATGCATGTCATCAGACCTtccaaaatgttttcaaatgtataATGCAATACAGTTTAGTGACCTCCATGAAGAAACTTGTTGCACAGCACACATTCCCCATTTGTATTAAGTTGTTTGTATGTggtacagttttgtttttgtgtaattcattttcaaatcatCAAAAACAAGGCCACCCGTAAGTACCAGTCTGTTAAATTTAAAATCGTTCCAAAAGGTACCACCAAAGAGAACATGGCTTTAAAACTAAATCAACTTAAAAATATACTTGGAACCTGCAAAATCGAAGTTTAAAACTTAATGTACATCCTTAAAACATCAGTCAGGTGTTTGCCATGTATGTTGCATATTTTAGAAATATttctggaggagaagagcaaACGTTTCAATCTCCATATCCATACTTAAACAGATCACGTCTTAATTTACAGCTGAGGTCCACAGTAATCACGTTAGCACAGGGTTGGAATAATCTTTTCTTCTTAATctttcttttgtgtcaaagcCGAGTTTCGAAATGTCATTGGATCCTcgagagtgaggacatttcatCTGCCAGAGAGGACGAGAATCAGTTTCTCCTGGTGTGACTGTGTAATCCCTGGTCaaatggtttctgtgtgtgtgtctgtgccaagAGGGAAGACCCAGTGTGGGCAGAGCAGCCGAGTCGCTACACACAGACgctcagagaggagggaggaatcTGGAATCGCCTTGTGTTTGCCTCCTCTGAAATTTACAGTGAAAGCTGTCGTTGTGGCAACAGGAATGtgcactatctctctctctctctctctccctctctctctctctctccccttcagtCAGCGGAGGGTGGCCTGAATACCTGAGGGACTCCCTCTGCTATCATCACCCATCACAGTCGAAACTCTGCGGAGTCATTTTCTCACTCTGCACAAACTCAAGAGTAAGTTCACACACAGTTTAATATTTTAGTACATGCTTATTGTGGAAAGACAAactaaattataatatatagatATGGCAACTTTAATTATGAAACACAGTTTTAACATTACAGTAATAAATTATAATAGTATGTGTCATGTTCATTATCGCTACTGGAAGACATTTgagtatagtgtgtgtgtgtgtgtgtgtgtgtgtgtgtgtgtgtgtgtgtgtatgtgtgtgtgtgtgtgtgtgtgtgtgtgtgtgtgtgtgtgtgtgtgtgtgtgtgtgtgtgtgtgtgtgtagataagGGACCCATACTACACACTAAATGCACTATGATAATGTAACACACTGTACATTAGTGcaagacagatagacagatatatagatagatatatagattgatagattgatagattgatagattgatggattgatggatgttTTCTTATAAATtagtaataatactaataacttCCGCCTGGTTCCCTGTTCACCAAAGAGTCACATTGACGCAGCTTCATAATCACCGGATGTAATCTCGTTACATCACCTCTCCACTTCTCAGTCCCATATCTCTACATGTCATCTTTCCTGTTCACAACACCACAGGCAGTCTCACTGAGAGTTGATTGTGAACATCAGCCACCGACCggataaagaaaacatcagatATCGAGATCCTCTCCTGAGATATAGAGACTCGTACTACAGTGTAAACATTAGTCTCTCTCCACCCAGAGAACACATATGATATATCTATTGATCTGAAGTTTTCCTCAGGGTGAAATCTGGATATTTGCCCAATGATACAGAGAGGTAGGATGGGCATGTGTGCAGAAAACGAAATGACATGTCAAGAGATattgaaactgttttttttcacacaagGTGTTTCCCTCCACCagcatctgtctctgtctgggaAATGGTTGACATTCTGTCACGAGAGGCTACGTGAATCAAcgctttctttttctccctgaCAACCACAGCAGGTTATTTACCTTCATACACTGAAAGGTTGAGCTGAAATACAAACTTCCTTCTCtaagctgcagcagcacctgACACTTTTGATTGAGCTGTCAGGTACAATAAGCTCCACTGAGTAGATCATggcttctttttgtttgtttgtttgtctggtacTTAGCAGAattactggacagattaccacgAAAttgggtggaaggatgtggtttgggtaaagaaagaacacattcaattttggtAGATATCTGGATATGTGGTCGGGCTAAAACGTTCTTTTACATTTATCAACATTGTCCTTGATTTCCCTGAGAAGAATCCATGGATTTGGGGCagatccaaaataaaaaattgcagatctggtgaatttaaatgtggattcTTAAAATGAATGTGGAGCTCTCTGCGTACCTTTCTAGTTTCATGGTAAAAGTACTGATTGATTTTGTTTACTTTAAGCTTATTGTTCGATCTTATCAGGTAAAACTGTCAATTTGTAAGTGATTGTGAGAAGGGGTTTGTCCATAATCACTTTCCATTATTCCAAAGGTCACAGGTAGACACAATTTTCTACACACTGATTGAACAAAAGTGATACATTCAGCCGTGTGTACATATTTGTGTTGACTCAGACGAACACGATCCTTCT
It encodes:
- the LOC128462154 gene encoding LOW QUALITY PROTEIN: WAS/WASL-interacting protein family member 3-like (The sequence of the model RefSeq protein was modified relative to this genomic sequence to represent the inferred CDS: deleted 2 bases in 1 codon) translates to MTPMGPSLGGLFAGGFPSLRPIGQRDLLVKTSVSRSSSSASLKPLWNPPTSSDPEPHMTPEPRTSTHRAHAPSSSAPPSPSHGSKHPPLFPASSPPLIPPAPPSAPPPPPPHQAFQDRPASRPPPLPSCPPPPPPSQVTKPTWLPIQHSHHASISQPSTPPPPPPPPFHPPSAAPGDRTSGCFYPLLPSPVHSEPSRFPILRDSPLGPPPPPPPPPLPSSFTPTCPTNLPPPPPKMAPVPSPAMRSLPPSYPCNAPTRRPPAVPRSAGAGRLAPPPAPPARSPNTELSNRIPPPPPPPLLPPSSLRNGHLHALADDFESKFHFHPVEDLPPPDEFRPFHRIYPSKENRVNPKPPMIRTHLR
- the LOC128461692 gene encoding proline-rich protein 15-like protein → MTERIPWWKAFLTKKKPTGPKDASAPHVFDPDFDPFAQKDGSTGASRTTGDQPLSQHDSAKNSSMHSDDTYDDSRLESVFNEQTCRRNMKVSRSGRFKEKRRVRSSLPIQEKETQEHAASGREEKR